From the Plodia interpunctella isolate USDA-ARS_2022_Savannah chromosome 5, ilPloInte3.2, whole genome shotgun sequence genome, one window contains:
- the LOC128669893 gene encoding mucin-2, whose protein sequence is MGRRRWKFVTITAFLFCVIKDTQCQDENDYFYTPVERNFAQVQPPLFSNNRPATFFEQDINFRPQPTPQISHNEGHVRFPSPNYNQNPSPFQLPTGRSQSGSQYYVNQADFSPPQRQRFRPYSFQTVHPASTKRPEAPPIHSVAYQNDPSKQETFLGQITINNPDIDFLQNTRFKNIPFDNNSLKSNGQSGHISHDEEIENDNQDLYDHHRVTTYNPSRLTNKPSSSLRATQFPNYDSELDENFSSPQKKVLDRHNYKISKSDPVQHHSSSTEYKALLDLEPLLEDDISDISSFRELMKNKQVSYDVQVIKSNHSDNLDAESINDNRPDASSMNSDNISKPAKEEKSYIITSSSPITSYSTTTTTEKPDENHNENTSHEVEEGEEYEYYDEVDETEIKRTTQAAPTESATDFYDEYDSVEEFEKDTDEKVIDETKSNTTKSFDILVMKPGNSMVKDDNFKQFVDTTIIDQNDQVTPDTTPKNEKELEISSDEVSSVESPSILGQEVVSVVTTKSVVNGTISIPDVTFAPSTAKIFVGTEDKSSSIDDQDETIPITTENVIVVASVQTSRSVSGARFLPFAPVGQEDKKQILSEENEDERDEPVTKDPGPDISSLNSSSSTENINDKLDSIQSELSSAVLSGTLDKQNKNIELITESTTDQTVNTTTTSTTSTTTSTTTTAQPNVFTLKSTQPTTSTERSSPDPLPVLIKKFTPRLMTSTTPKPKKKLVTVMDDLSGLLPPGYRPRQSFKDKRTSTTTTTTTTTTTTNAPTPIEEPNGTQGRSSGINTKNRVIVLDIKSLLPKEYKPKEKSPDDLIKKFQRDDISKLLPPGYKLSTELPGIKETTKLLDILNKTEEVDISAFLPKGFNLNTTALTEKPKINLPINIVPADITAFLPPGFKLNATESERKEPIIPNIKIADVSNLLPPGFKLNNTEEPVPNLTTKAPGGFKLVFPSRPGGKSSRKTTAKPSGGLGPSPVTPKIQKGWPTRASTEFTGWPSPSTTPFSIEKLLEAQRNATATSPMTEFSTEPTTRRVTTTTTTTPAPPPSTTPGVCKKECDIAATIKIVAGVKWIPEFLDRHTEEWQNLANEVKDELNSVYSKSDTLKKWYKNIRIDGFSPGSVLVDYFIELNEVNERIDTIDLKKMFHRSLHEAKPGTVVETITEDSVESFDPDAMLGDQPEEDRMKKSNQQMTKTIDKSAGKLEIGKFVMDPAYTEFIVLPKRGEPKPIEPEEESFLPQWGIAVIVIALASLLFVVIFGVTVLVNRQKNAKAKAPIPLSEDMLRELDKSHMGGFDDMHQLKERELPYLPSGKRMSTAFIEQLAYPNPGDSWRSEWTPQMQKYMQHYTPDSGRGSQLYGAAGNGYGYGGGSQLYGQTGGGSQVYGYTGEYPRSHYSRRRSDYDSNF, encoded by the exons atgAAAACGATTATTTCTACACACCGGTAGAAAGGAATTTTGCTCAAGTTCAACCACCATTATTTTCTAACAATCGTCCAGCAACGTTCTTTGAACAAGACATCAATTTTAGACCACAACCAACACCACAAATTTCACACAATGAAGGGCATGTACGATTCCCTAGTCCTAACTATAATCAAAATCCGTCGCCTTTTCAATTACCCACAGGCAGAAGTCAGTCTGGGTCCCAATACTATGTAAATCAAGCAGACTTTAGTCCTCCGCAAAGACAAAGGTTTCGGCCTTACAGTTTTCAAACTGTACATCCAGCGTCTACAAAAAGACCTGAAGCACCACCAATACATTCGGTTGCATACCAGAATGATCCATCTAAGCAAGAAACATTTTTAGGAcagataacaataaataatcctGACATtgactttttacaaaatactagattcaaaaatataccatTTGACAACAATAGCCTTAAAAGTAATGGACAAAGTGGGCATATTTCGCATGATGAAGAAATTGAAAACGATAACCAAGATCTCTATGATCATCACAGAGTTACTACTTATAACCCTAGTCGATTAACAAATAAGCCTAGTTCATCACTAAGAGCCACTCAATTTCCGAACTACGATTCAGAATTAGACGAGAATTTTAGTAGCCCACAGAAAAAAGTATTAGACAgacataattacaaaatatcaaaatcagatCCTGTACAACATCATAGTTCTTCAACAGAATATAAAGCTCTTCTCGATCTGGAACCTCTCCTTGAGGATGACATAAGTGACATTAGTTCGTTTAGagaattaatgaaaaacaaacagGTCTCTTATGATGTCCAAGTTATAAAATCAAACCATTCTGATAATTTAGATGCAGAATCAATCAATGATAACCGACCAGATGCAAGCTCGATGAATTCTGATAATATCTCTAAACCTGCTAAAGAAGAGAAATCGTATATTATAACATCATCTTCTCCAATAACGTCTTATTCTACTACAACTACAACAGAAAAACCTGATGAGAACCATAATGAAAATACAAGCCATGAAGTTGAAGAAGGTGAAGAGTATGAGTACTATGATGAAGTAGatgaaactgaaataaaacgtACTACCCAAGCCGCCCCCACTGAAAGTGCAACTGATTTTTATGACGAATATGACTCTGttgaagaatttgaaaaagataCCGATGAAAAAGTTATAGatgaaacaaaatcaaatacaacGAAGTCATTTGATATATTAGTAATGAAACCAGGTAACTCAATGGTTAAAGATGACAATTTTAAACAGTTTGTCGATACAACTATTATTGATCAAAATGACCAAGTGACTCCCGACACAACACCTAAAAATGAAAAGGAGTTAGAAATAAGTAGTGATGAAGTTAGTTCGGTGGAATCACCATCAATTTTAGGGCAAGAAGTTGTATCTGTAGTAACTACAAAAAGTGTCGTTAATGGTACCATTTCTATACCTGATGTAACTTTTGCACCCAGTACtgctaaaatatttgtaggGACGGAAGATAAATCTTCATCTATTGATGACCAAGATGAAACTATTCCAATAACAACTGAGAATGTTATTGTAGTAGCATCAGTACAGACAAGTCGAAGTGTATCTGGAGCACGTTTCTTACCGTTTGCACCAGTAGGACAAGAGGataaaaagcaaattttaagtgaagaaaacgaagatgagagagatgaACCAGTAACCAAAGATCCGGGACCAGACATAAGTAGTCTGAACAGCTCTTCATCgactgaaaatataaatgataaactGGATAGTATACAATCAGAACTATCAAGTGCAGTTCTATCAGGCACTTtggacaaacaaaataaaaatattgaacttaTTACAGAGTCTACTACAGACCAAACTGTAAACACAACAACTACCTCGACAACATCAACGACTACGTCAACAACTACAACAGCTCAACCTAATGTATTTACTCTGAAGAGTACTCAACCAACAACTTCAACAGAAAGATCATCACCTGATCCTCTTCCTGTTTTAATCAAGAAATTTACACCAAGACTCATGACTTCTACAACTCCAAAACCAAAAAAGAAACTTGTTACAGTAATGGACGACCTATCAGGTCTTTTACCACCGGGATATAGACCTAGACAATCCTTCAAAGACAAACGCACGAGTACAACAACTACTACAACAACCACCACTACCACTACTAATGCGCCGACACCAATCGAAGAACCTAATGGCACACAGGGGCGTTCTTCCggtataaatactaaaaaccGAGTTATTGTATTAGACATAAAATCTTTACTTCCAAAAGAATATAAACCCAAGGAAAAGTCTCCAGATGATCTCATTAAAAAATTCCAAAGAGATGATATTAGTAAATTACTTCCTCCTGGTTATAAACTGTCAACTGAACTTCCAGGTATAAAAGAAACTACAAAgttattagatattttgaataaaacagAGGAAGTAGATATCTCTGCATTCCTTCCAAAAGGTTTCAATTTGAATACCACAGCTTTAACAGAAAAgcctaaaattaatttacctatAAATATCGTACCCGCTGATATCACAGCATTTTTACCGCCTGGTTTTAAACTAAATGCTACAGAAAGTGAAAGAAAAGAGCCTATTATACCCAACATAAAAATTGCTGATGTATCAAATTTGCTACCACctggttttaaattaaataatacggAAGAGCCTGTACCTAATTTAACAACCAAAGCTCCAGGAGGATTTAAACTAGTCTTTCCATCTAGACCAGGTGGTAAATCATCTAGAAAAACTACTGCGAAACCGAGTGGAGGCCTTGGCCCAAGTCCTGTTACACCTAAGATTCAAAAAGGCTGGCCCACAAG AGCATCAACAGAATTCACCGGTTGGCCATCACCTTCTACAACACCTTTCTCTATTGAAAAGTTGCTTGAAGCACAAAGAAACGCTACTGCTACCAGTCCAATGACAGAGTTTAGCACCGAACCAACGACTAGACGTGTAACAACAACGACCACGACTACACCAGCGCCACCTCCTTCGACTACACCTGGTGTATGTAAAAAAGAATGCGATATTGCTGctacaattaaaattgttgcAG GTGTAAAATGGATACCAGAGTTTTTAGATCGTCATACAGAGGAATGGCAAAATTTAGCTAACGAAGTGAAAGATGAG cTGAATTCGGTTTATTCAAAATCTGACACACTGAAGAAATGGTACAAGAATATACGTATTGATGGCTTCAGTCCAGGTTCTGTATTGGTCGACTACTTCATTGAACTTAATGAAGTTAATGAAAGGATCGATACTATtgatttaaagaaaatgttcCATCGATCTCTTCATGAAGCGAAACCAGGAACCGTAGTGGAAACAATAACTGAAGATTCGGTGGAATCATTTGACCCTGATGCCATGTTAGGAGATCAACCAGAAGAGGATAGAATGAAAAAAAGCAACCAACAGATGACTAAAACTATTGATAAGTCAGCTGGAAAATTGGAAATCGGAAAGTTTGTTATGGATCCAGCGTATACGGAATTTATCG TTTTACCAAAACGTGGAGAGCCGAAGCCAATTGAGCCTGAAGAAGAATCTTTCCTTCCTCAATGGGGTATTGCAGTTATTGTAATAGCACTTGCATCTCTTCTCTTCGTTGTTATTTTCGGAGTCACTGTG ctGGTAAACCGTCAGAAGAATGCCAAGGCAAAAGCACCTATACCTCTTAGTGAGGACATGCTTAGAGAACTAGACAAAAGTCACATGGGAGGCTTTGACGACATGCATCAACTAAAAGAGAGAGAACTCCCTTATCTACCCTCTGGAAAG CGTATGTCGACTGCTTTCATTGAGCAGCTAGCGTACCCTAACCCTGGGGACTCCTGGAGATCTGAATGGACTCCGCAAATGCAGAAGTACATGCAGCATTACACTCCTGACTCGGGTCGGGGTTCCCAATTATACGGGGCAGCTGGAAACGGATACGG GTATGGCGGCGGGTCGCAGCTGTACGGGCAGACTGGCGGTGGCTCGCAGGTGTACGGCTACACGGGGGAGTACCCGCGCTCACACTATAGCCGGCGTCGCTCCGACTACGACAGCAACTTCtag